A single region of the Pseudomonas sp. B21-023 genome encodes:
- a CDS encoding GNAT family N-acetyltransferase, producing MIQIRPMTPEDFERFWPTFQAIVQARQTYAFDPALNIDQARTLWLESPLRTLVAEADGELLGSYFLKANAAGPGAHVGNCGYMVCENARGRGVARLMCEHSQKLARQEGFLALQFNSVVATNEVAVALWHKLGFETVGRLPKAYRHAELGLVDCLVMYKWLADEPVVEKPPLLIGRKNIEARVSRRRGR from the coding sequence ATGATCCAGATTCGCCCCATGACCCCGGAAGACTTCGAGCGCTTCTGGCCGACCTTCCAGGCCATTGTCCAGGCTCGCCAGACCTATGCCTTCGACCCCGCTCTTAATATCGACCAGGCCCGCACGCTGTGGCTGGAGAGCCCGTTGCGCACCCTGGTGGCCGAGGCAGATGGCGAACTGCTCGGTTCCTACTTCCTCAAGGCCAATGCCGCCGGGCCCGGAGCGCACGTGGGCAACTGCGGCTACATGGTGTGCGAAAACGCCCGTGGCCGTGGCGTGGCCAGGCTGATGTGCGAGCATTCGCAGAAGCTCGCCCGCCAGGAAGGCTTCCTGGCCCTGCAGTTCAATTCGGTGGTGGCGACCAACGAAGTGGCCGTGGCGCTGTGGCACAAGCTCGGCTTCGAGACCGTCGGCCGCCTGCCCAAGGCCTACCGCCATGCTGAACTCGGCCTGGTCGACTGCCTGGTGATGTACAAGTGGCTGGCCGACGAGCCGGTGGTGGAGAAACCGCCGCTGTTGATCGGGCGCAAGAACATCGAAGCGCGGGTGTCGCGGCGACGCGGTCGCTAG
- a CDS encoding sensor domain-containing diguanylate cyclase, whose amino-acid sequence MSVEPMVSPVPSRLLPPLILFGLTLALTLGGILARPIESLSLFWPVNAVLAGVLLRNPRQASPGGFALVYLAMVGADLACGSAWRPALWFNLCNLGAIATIWYLMARLPRVHRRLRTPHGTLCLFGACAVGAVVAASLACVMAAPWFEQSLRATWLAWFSEQFSTSVLVLPVLLTAPSPRALTRPGCTGQTVRLAPLLVLFASLSVSIVFGGPGAIAFPIAALLWCALSYSPFLVSLLALTAGSTLIVAVAQNLMHFNIPQSESGVTTLMSARLGIAMLVLGPLVLACVSSANRSLMARLAHQATIDHLTGALSRSAFIRRAHALLDNRQQAPLTLMMLDIDHFKTINDQHGHAIGDQVLRQFAMTLQDQLHDGELFARLGGEEFVIVVPGLAPELARFTAERLRRAVQDQHIAQPGQSLRITVSIGVSGCAAGTPAPSLDVLLASADQALYRAKAQGRNRVEQADGQRQVV is encoded by the coding sequence TTGTCGGTCGAGCCCATGGTGTCTCCAGTTCCGTCACGCCTGCTACCCCCGCTGATTCTGTTCGGCTTGACCCTGGCGCTGACTCTGGGCGGCATCCTCGCCCGCCCCATCGAATCACTGTCGCTGTTCTGGCCGGTGAACGCGGTACTCGCCGGCGTGCTGCTACGCAACCCACGCCAAGCCAGCCCCGGCGGCTTTGCCCTGGTCTATCTGGCCATGGTCGGTGCCGACCTGGCCTGCGGCAGCGCCTGGCGCCCGGCCTTGTGGTTCAACCTGTGCAACCTCGGCGCCATCGCCACCATCTGGTACCTGATGGCTCGGCTGCCGCGCGTGCATCGTCGCCTGCGCACCCCGCACGGCACCCTGTGCCTGTTCGGTGCCTGCGCCGTCGGTGCGGTGGTCGCCGCGAGCCTGGCCTGCGTAATGGCCGCGCCGTGGTTCGAACAATCGCTGCGCGCCACCTGGCTGGCCTGGTTCAGCGAACAGTTCTCCACCAGCGTGCTGGTCCTGCCGGTGCTGCTCACCGCGCCATCGCCCAGGGCCCTGACCCGCCCCGGCTGCACCGGCCAGACGGTGCGCCTGGCGCCGTTGCTGGTGCTGTTCGCCTCGCTGAGCGTCAGTATCGTCTTCGGCGGGCCCGGCGCCATCGCTTTCCCGATTGCCGCGCTGTTGTGGTGCGCGCTCAGCTATTCGCCCTTTCTCGTGTCGCTGCTGGCCCTCACCGCGGGCAGCACGTTGATCGTCGCCGTGGCGCAGAACCTCATGCATTTCAACATCCCGCAGAGCGAGTCGGGGGTCACTACCTTGATGTCGGCGCGCCTGGGCATCGCCATGCTGGTGCTCGGCCCGCTGGTGCTGGCCTGCGTCAGCAGCGCCAACCGCAGCCTGATGGCGCGCCTGGCGCACCAGGCGACCATCGACCACCTGACCGGGGCCCTCAGCCGCAGCGCCTTCATCCGCCGCGCCCACGCCCTGCTCGACAACCGCCAGCAAGCGCCGCTGACCTTGATGATGCTCGACATCGATCACTTCAAGACCATCAACGACCAGCATGGCCACGCAATCGGCGACCAGGTGCTGCGCCAGTTCGCCATGACCCTGCAGGACCAGTTGCACGATGGCGAGCTGTTCGCCCGCCTGGGCGGCGAGGAGTTCGTCATCGTCGTGCCGGGGCTGGCGCCGGAGCTGGCCAGGTTCACCGCCGAGCGCCTGCGCCGGGCGGTGCAGGACCAGCACATCGCGCAGCCCGGGCAGTCGCTGCGGATCACCGTGAGCATCGGTGTGAGCGGTTGCGCCGCCGGCACCCCGGCACCCAGCCTGGACGTGCTGCTGGCCAGCGCCGACCAGGCGCTCTACCGGGCCAAGGCCCAGGGCCGTAACCGTGTCGAACAAGCCGATGGGCAGCGCCAGGTGGTGTGA
- the lpxO gene encoding lipid A hydroxylase LpxO, whose product MKIAFVLIFVLSIAYVHLRGRVRHKLTRQLGDHSSFLAPVNAFLYLFSKHPAKPYLPVSAFPELQVLQDHWQEIRKEGQQLLQAGEIKKSDNYDDVGFNSFFKTGWKRFYLKWYGESHPSAMTLCPRTTELLAGIGTVKAAMFATLPPGAKLVRHRDPYAGSYRYHLGLDTPNDDGCYIDVDGEKYSWRDGEGVVFDETYIHYAANTTEHNRIILFCDVERPLKYRWASAFNRWFSRNVMAAAAAPNDANDKTGGINRLFTRIYKIRERGKAMKKRNRTRYYLEKWAVVAALVLVFIYI is encoded by the coding sequence ATGAAAATTGCATTCGTACTGATCTTCGTCCTCTCGATCGCCTATGTTCATCTGCGCGGTCGGGTTCGTCACAAGCTGACCCGCCAGCTGGGTGACCACTCCAGCTTCCTGGCCCCGGTCAACGCCTTCCTGTACCTGTTCTCCAAGCACCCGGCCAAGCCTTACCTGCCGGTCAGCGCCTTCCCTGAGCTGCAGGTGCTGCAGGACCACTGGCAGGAGATCCGCAAGGAAGGCCAGCAACTGCTGCAGGCCGGCGAGATCAAGAAGTCCGACAACTATGACGATGTCGGCTTCAACTCGTTCTTCAAGACCGGCTGGAAGCGCTTCTACCTGAAGTGGTACGGCGAGAGCCACCCCTCGGCGATGACCCTGTGCCCGCGTACCACCGAACTGCTGGCCGGCATCGGCACAGTCAAGGCGGCGATGTTCGCCACCCTGCCGCCGGGCGCCAAGCTGGTACGCCACCGTGACCCGTACGCCGGCTCCTACCGCTACCACCTGGGCCTGGACACGCCCAACGACGATGGCTGCTACATCGACGTGGACGGCGAGAAGTACTCCTGGCGTGACGGCGAGGGCGTGGTGTTCGACGAAACCTACATTCACTATGCCGCCAACACCACCGAGCACAACCGCATCATCCTGTTCTGCGACGTCGAGCGTCCACTGAAGTACCGCTGGGCGTCTGCGTTCAACCGCTGGTTCAGCCGTAACGTGATGGCCGCCGCTGCCGCGCCCAACGATGCCAATGACAAAACCGGCGGCATCAACCGCCTGTTCACGCGTATCTACAAGATCCGTGAGCGCGGCAAGGCCATGAAAAAGCGCAACCGCACCCGCTACTACCTGGAGAAATGGGCGGTGGTCGCGGCGCTGGTGCTGGTGTTCATCTACATCTGA
- a CDS encoding ATP-binding cassette domain-containing protein — MAMIELLGVGLHHGRKHCFSELDARIEWGQRIAIIGDNGSGKSSLLRLLQGSLAPSEGHLERHGGLRVGHVAQVLDGESSLSGGQRVNQALSQALALGPDLLLLDEPTNHLDAANRRSLSRMLEHFHGTLVLVTHDVALMNQTCDTLWHLHHGRLDVFNGSYADYMAERDLQRGVLDKRIAEVRRARDDAHDSLMQEQARAASARKRGVKAIQNSKWATVRSPTKLGRGNTTAGRKQAQILQQQRELGEQLAELRPEPVIVPRFHLPATGQSSRVLIQVRGGSVGYADAPVLSGIDLQLDGGERLALTGNNGSGKSTLARAILGDPRVWRRGDWLLPAPEQIGYIDQHYDTLPVDANVQEALARLVPDWPLEQLRAHLADFLFRQADAVQTPVAGLSGGEKARLSLACIAARPPQLLILDEPTNNLDLRMRTHLLEVLVDYPNALLVISHDQDFLDGLGIDRHFHCARDHSAKGQ; from the coding sequence GCCGCAAACACTGTTTCAGCGAACTCGACGCGCGCATCGAATGGGGGCAGCGCATCGCCATCATCGGCGACAACGGCAGCGGCAAGTCGTCACTGCTGCGCCTGCTGCAGGGCAGCCTGGCGCCCAGCGAGGGGCACCTCGAGCGCCACGGCGGTTTGCGTGTCGGCCATGTGGCCCAGGTACTGGACGGCGAGTCGTCGCTCAGCGGCGGGCAGCGTGTCAACCAGGCATTGAGCCAGGCCCTGGCCCTGGGCCCCGACCTGCTGCTGCTGGACGAGCCGACCAACCATCTGGACGCCGCCAACCGCCGCTCGCTGTCGCGCATGCTCGAGCATTTCCACGGCACCCTGGTGCTGGTGACCCACGACGTGGCCCTGATGAACCAGACCTGTGACACGCTCTGGCACTTGCACCACGGGCGCCTGGATGTGTTCAACGGCAGCTACGCCGACTACATGGCCGAGCGCGACCTGCAGCGCGGCGTGCTCGACAAGCGCATCGCCGAGGTGCGCCGCGCCCGCGACGACGCCCACGACTCGCTGATGCAGGAACAGGCCCGCGCCGCCAGCGCCCGCAAGCGCGGGGTCAAGGCGATTCAGAACAGCAAGTGGGCGACCGTGCGCTCGCCGACCAAGCTGGGCCGCGGCAACACCACCGCCGGGCGCAAGCAGGCGCAGATCCTGCAGCAGCAGCGCGAGCTCGGCGAGCAACTGGCCGAGCTGCGCCCGGAGCCGGTGATCGTGCCACGCTTCCACCTGCCGGCGACGGGCCAGTCGTCGCGGGTGCTGATCCAGGTGCGTGGCGGCAGCGTCGGCTACGCCGACGCGCCGGTGCTCAGCGGCATCGACCTGCAGCTGGACGGCGGCGAACGCCTGGCCCTGACCGGCAACAACGGCAGCGGCAAGTCCACCCTGGCGCGGGCGATCCTCGGCGACCCGCGGGTCTGGCGCCGTGGCGACTGGCTGCTGCCGGCGCCCGAGCAGATCGGCTACATCGACCAGCACTACGACACCCTGCCCGTCGATGCCAATGTGCAGGAAGCCCTGGCGCGACTAGTGCCGGATTGGCCGCTGGAACAGTTACGCGCGCACCTGGCGGACTTCCTGTTCCGCCAGGCCGATGCGGTGCAGACTCCGGTGGCTGGGCTGTCCGGCGGCGAGAAGGCACGCCTGTCCCTGGCCTGCATCGCCGCCCGGCCGCCGCAGCTACTGATCCTCGACGAGCCGACCAACAACCTCGACCTGCGCATGCGCACCCACCTGCTGGAAGTGCTGGTGGACTACCCCAACGCGCTGCTGGTGATTTCCCACGACCAGGACTTCCTCGACGGCCTGGGCATCGACCGTCACTTTCACTGCGCCAGGGACCACTCGGCCAAGGGCCAGTAG
- a CDS encoding LysR family transcriptional regulator, translated as MALDMLREIQAFVSVAHKRSFVSAARALGRSPSAVTRAVQALEDNSGAKLFNRSASAVSLTEAGERLLPHAERLLDVQRDAADELAALTGNAKGWIRLAAPEVLAQQILPGVLAEFSRRHPHVTLDVQYSDQVLDPLQGKLDFVIRGAFPQSSELIGYPLWRYRRHLYASPEYLAQAGTPQGLEDLERHALILHTAPRILKAWHFSKDGRISSLRPRPRLRLGSGVAVLQTTLAGAGIARLADWLGEPEVRAGRLVRVCPDFHLTSSTGHDPQMHAVYPAGDLPARARELLQALRDARPRLWEQP; from the coding sequence ATGGCCCTGGACATGCTGCGTGAAATACAAGCGTTCGTCAGCGTTGCGCACAAGCGCAGCTTTGTCAGCGCCGCCCGTGCCCTGGGCCGTTCGCCCAGCGCAGTAACTCGTGCGGTGCAGGCGCTGGAGGACAACAGCGGCGCCAAGCTGTTCAACCGCAGCGCCAGCGCCGTGTCATTGACCGAGGCCGGCGAGCGTCTGCTGCCTCACGCCGAACGCTTGCTGGATGTGCAACGGGATGCCGCCGACGAGTTGGCCGCGCTGACCGGCAACGCCAAGGGCTGGATCCGCCTGGCCGCGCCCGAGGTTCTGGCCCAGCAGATATTGCCAGGAGTGCTGGCCGAGTTCTCTCGTCGCCACCCTCACGTCACCCTCGACGTGCAGTACAGCGATCAGGTTCTGGATCCGCTGCAAGGCAAGCTGGACTTCGTGATCCGCGGAGCCTTCCCACAGTCCAGCGAACTGATCGGCTACCCGCTATGGCGTTACCGCCGCCACCTGTACGCCAGTCCTGAGTACCTGGCGCAGGCCGGCACGCCCCAAGGGCTGGAAGACCTGGAACGGCATGCGCTGATCCTGCATACCGCACCGCGCATCCTCAAGGCCTGGCATTTCAGCAAGGATGGGCGCATCTCCAGCCTGCGCCCACGGCCGCGGCTGCGCCTGGGCTCAGGGGTGGCAGTACTGCAAACCACCCTGGCGGGCGCCGGCATCGCGCGGCTGGCCGATTGGCTGGGGGAACCGGAGGTGCGAGCCGGACGGTTGGTGCGGGTCTGCCCCGATTTTCACCTGACATCCAGCACCGGGCACGACCCGCAGATGCATGCCGTGTACCCCGCCGGCGACCTTCCGGCACGGGCTCGCGAGCTGCTGCAGGCCCTGCGCGATGCCCGTCCGCGCCTATGGGAACAGCCCTGA
- a CDS encoding carboxymuconolactone decarboxylase family protein, whose product MMDWDAYRKQLMAGIGDLKQLSPDTVAGYMTASGAGAKTNHLDAKTRELISLAVAVTTRCDGCIAVHSQQAVKHGATREEIAEALGVAVAMNAGAALVYSARALDAMGKAGA is encoded by the coding sequence ATGATGGACTGGGACGCCTACCGTAAGCAGTTGATGGCCGGCATCGGCGATCTCAAGCAACTCTCCCCCGATACCGTGGCCGGCTACATGACCGCCAGTGGCGCCGGGGCCAAGACCAACCACCTGGACGCCAAGACCCGCGAGCTGATCTCCCTGGCCGTGGCCGTCACCACCCGCTGCGACGGCTGCATCGCCGTGCATTCGCAGCAGGCGGTCAAGCATGGCGCCACCCGCGAGGAGATCGCCGAGGCCCTGGGCGTGGCGGTGGCGATGAACGCCGGCGCGGCACTGGTCTACTCGGCCCGAGCCCTGGACGCGATGGGCAAGGCCGGCGCCTGA
- the thpR gene encoding RNA 2',3'-cyclic phosphodiesterase, giving the protein MIQDARPNGAPFKRLFFALSLGDEQRRGISQWRRALGLRSGKPVPSENFHVTLLFLGDVDAAQVPAVCAAVDTLRLPEANLRLVLDQLQVWPRASALVLAPEQAPLALRQLVYGLQQALLPLGIEPQVRDYRPHLTLSRDFPGPLPEAAEAPAFHLIARHFTLYESRKGRYWPLAEWSLAQ; this is encoded by the coding sequence ATGATTCAGGACGCACGTCCTAATGGGGCCCCCTTCAAGCGGCTGTTCTTCGCCCTGTCGCTGGGCGACGAACAGCGCCGTGGCATCAGCCAGTGGCGGCGTGCTCTGGGCCTGCGCAGCGGCAAGCCGGTGCCAAGCGAGAACTTCCATGTCACCTTGCTGTTCCTGGGCGATGTCGATGCCGCCCAGGTGCCGGCGGTGTGCGCTGCGGTGGATACGCTGCGGCTTCCTGAGGCCAACCTGCGCCTGGTCCTCGACCAGTTGCAGGTGTGGCCGCGGGCTTCGGCGTTGGTGCTTGCGCCCGAGCAGGCGCCGCTGGCCCTGCGCCAGCTGGTGTACGGCTTGCAGCAGGCGCTGCTGCCCCTGGGTATCGAGCCGCAGGTGCGCGATTACCGGCCGCACTTGACCCTGTCCCGGGATTTTCCTGGCCCCTTGCCGGAGGCGGCCGAGGCGCCGGCGTTCCACCTCATCGCCCGCCACTTCACCTTGTACGAGTCACGCAAGGGCCGCTACTGGCCCTTGGCCGAGTGGTCCCTGGCGCAGTGA
- a CDS encoding TSUP family transporter translates to MMDIALLSLFAFAAGLIDAAVGGGGLIQIPALFNVLPNAQPAALLGSNKLASVCGTTFAARSFIRKVKLDWGLIVPAALSAFVMSFLGAATVSLVPASVMRPMVLALIVLMAIYTFCKKDFGTLHKPMAIGRKEQCLAVLIGGAIGFYDGLFGPGTGSFLIFLFIRFFALDFLHASASAKLVNIATNLAALVFFIPSGNVLWAIALPMALFNVLGALTGTWLAVRKGAGFVRGLFLVLLCVLIAKLSWDLLAG, encoded by the coding sequence ATGATGGATATTGCCCTGCTTTCGCTGTTTGCCTTCGCCGCTGGCCTGATCGACGCTGCCGTCGGTGGCGGCGGGCTGATCCAGATCCCCGCGCTGTTCAACGTGCTGCCCAACGCCCAGCCGGCGGCACTGCTGGGCAGCAACAAGCTGGCCTCGGTGTGCGGTACCACGTTCGCGGCGCGTTCGTTCATCCGCAAGGTCAAGCTGGACTGGGGGTTGATCGTGCCCGCGGCGCTGAGCGCCTTCGTGATGTCGTTCCTCGGCGCGGCCACCGTATCCTTGGTGCCGGCGAGCGTGATGCGCCCGATGGTGCTGGCGCTGATCGTGCTGATGGCCATCTACACCTTCTGCAAGAAGGATTTCGGCACCCTGCACAAACCCATGGCCATCGGCCGCAAGGAACAGTGCCTGGCGGTGCTGATCGGTGGCGCCATCGGCTTCTATGACGGGCTGTTCGGGCCTGGCACCGGCAGTTTCCTGATCTTCCTGTTCATCCGCTTCTTCGCCCTGGATTTCCTGCATGCCTCGGCCTCGGCGAAGCTGGTCAACATCGCCACCAACCTGGCTGCGCTGGTGTTCTTCATCCCGTCGGGCAATGTGCTGTGGGCCATTGCGCTGCCGATGGCGCTGTTCAATGTCCTTGGCGCGCTGACCGGCACCTGGCTAGCGGTGCGCAAGGGCGCCGGGTTCGTGCGGGGGCTGTTCCTGGTGCTGCTGTGCGTGCTGATCGCCAAGCTGAGCTGGGACCTGCTGGCCGGTTGA
- a CDS encoding SLC13 family permease: protein MNHELLWVLGLLAVVVTLFILNRPRMDVVALLVIVALPLSGILTVEQAMAGFSDPNVVLIAALFVIGEGLVRTGIAYRIGEWMSERAGNSEARLLVLLMVAVAGLGSVMSSTGVVAIFIPVVLSIAARQQLSPSRLMMPLSFAGLISGMLSLVATPPNVVVHSELVRHGESGFGFFSFTPFGLVVLMLGIGYMLLTRHWLNGEVRKDGRVESRRTLLDLVLDYKLNGRERRLRIRPHSPLIGHTLGELELRTRHGANVIGIERQHKFTTRVIGADSGTLLQQGDVLLLDLFANRDDLRSLCQTMLLEPLHFKAAYFIDQSQELGMAEISLPPGSQLIGKNILELAFRTRYDLNVVGLRRDQQAIEGQLVEEKLRLGDTLLVVGPWKAVRQLQGKPRDFLVLSLPAEIDQVAPARARAPYALISLAVMVGLMVSGLVPNVIAALIGCLLMGAGRCIDMNSAYRAIHWQSLVLIVGMLPFALALQKTGGIDLAVGALVGALGGAGPSVILACLFAVTALIGLFISNTATAVLMAPVAVSTAQQLGMSPYPFAMTVALAASAAFMTPVSSPVNTLVLGPGQYRFADFVKVGVPFTLLVMLVTVLMVPWVFEL from the coding sequence ATGAACCATGAGCTGCTCTGGGTCCTTGGCCTGCTGGCCGTCGTCGTCACCCTGTTCATCCTCAACCGCCCGCGCATGGACGTGGTCGCCCTGCTGGTGATCGTCGCCCTGCCGCTGTCGGGCATCCTCACCGTGGAGCAGGCCATGGCCGGCTTCAGCGACCCCAACGTGGTGCTGATCGCAGCCCTGTTCGTGATCGGCGAAGGGCTGGTGCGCACCGGCATCGCCTACCGCATCGGCGAATGGATGAGCGAGCGCGCCGGCAACAGCGAGGCGCGCCTGCTGGTGCTGCTGATGGTGGCCGTGGCCGGCCTGGGTTCGGTGATGAGTTCCACCGGCGTGGTGGCGATCTTCATCCCGGTGGTGCTGAGCATTGCCGCGCGCCAGCAGCTTTCGCCCAGCCGGCTGATGATGCCGCTGAGCTTCGCCGGCCTGATCAGTGGCATGCTGAGCCTGGTGGCGACACCGCCGAACGTGGTGGTGCACAGCGAGCTGGTGCGCCACGGCGAGAGCGGCTTCGGCTTTTTCAGCTTCACCCCCTTTGGCCTGGTGGTGCTGATGCTCGGTATCGGCTACATGCTGCTGACCCGCCACTGGCTCAACGGCGAGGTGCGCAAGGACGGCCGGGTCGAAAGCCGCCGCACCCTGCTCGACCTGGTGCTGGACTACAAACTCAACGGCCGCGAGCGCCGCCTGCGCATCCGCCCCCATTCGCCGCTGATCGGCCATACCCTCGGCGAGCTGGAGCTGCGCACCCGCCACGGCGCCAACGTGATCGGCATCGAACGCCAGCACAAGTTCACCACCCGGGTGATCGGCGCCGACTCCGGCACCTTGCTGCAGCAGGGCGACGTACTGTTGCTGGACCTGTTCGCCAACCGCGACGACCTGCGCAGCCTGTGCCAGACCATGCTGCTTGAGCCCCTGCACTTCAAGGCCGCCTACTTCATCGACCAGTCCCAGGAACTGGGCATGGCAGAGATATCGCTGCCGCCGGGCTCACAACTGATCGGCAAGAACATCCTCGAGCTGGCCTTTCGCACCCGCTACGACCTCAACGTGGTCGGCCTGCGCCGTGACCAGCAAGCCATCGAAGGGCAACTGGTGGAAGAAAAGCTGCGCCTGGGCGACACCCTGCTGGTGGTCGGCCCGTGGAAGGCGGTGCGCCAGCTGCAGGGCAAGCCGCGCGACTTCCTGGTACTGAGCCTGCCGGCGGAAATCGACCAGGTCGCGCCGGCACGCGCCCGGGCACCCTATGCGCTGATCAGCCTGGCGGTAATGGTCGGGCTGATGGTCAGCGGCCTGGTGCCCAACGTCATCGCCGCGCTGATCGGCTGCCTGCTGATGGGCGCCGGGCGCTGCATCGACATGAACAGCGCCTACCGCGCCATCCACTGGCAGAGCCTGGTGCTGATCGTCGGCATGCTGCCCTTTGCCCTGGCCCTGCAGAAGACCGGCGGCATCGACCTGGCCGTCGGTGCGCTGGTCGGTGCGCTCGGCGGCGCCGGGCCCAGCGTGATCCTCGCCTGCCTGTTCGCGGTGACGGCGCTGATCGGGCTGTTCATCTCCAATACCGCCACCGCGGTGCTGATGGCCCCGGTGGCGGTGAGCACCGCGCAGCAGCTGGGCATGTCGCCCTACCCGTTCGCCATGACCGTGGCCCTGGCGGCGTCGGCGGCGTTCATGACGCCGGTGTCGTCTCCGGTCAACACCCTGGTGCTGGGGCCCGGCCAGTACCGCTTCGCCGACTTCGTCAAGGTCGGCGTGCCGTTCACCCTGCTGGTGATGCTGGTGACCGTGCTGATGGTGCCGTGGGTGTTCGAGCTGTAG